A stretch of Enterobacter cloacae complex sp. ECNIH7 DNA encodes these proteins:
- a CDS encoding zinc-dependent alcohol dehydrogenase family protein has translation MENLALWYRRFGEPEIVLQSETAPLGALAPGHLRVRMLFSPVNASDLIPITGAYRHRTPLPAVAGYEGVGIVTDAPASFAHLLGERVLPLRGQGTWQRYVDCPAEYAITVPDAVDAHLAARAYINPLAAQMMLTRYPPEGKRVLLTAAGSDCAILLGQWARQAGAEAVYGIHRSPVHAERLEAMGIIPVAQHDAQRIGTVAARADVVYDATGGPLAEAILSAMPEQGMFVCYGLLSGQTFRQQRPAPRVAWFHIRNGLDALSAEAWRAEFDRIWLNLPASGYSDVTVYPLAEWRRAIGTYREGGRTRKPLLSMAD, from the coding sequence ATGGAAAATCTGGCCCTCTGGTATCGCCGTTTTGGCGAGCCAGAAATCGTTCTGCAATCTGAAACCGCGCCGCTGGGGGCGCTTGCGCCGGGTCATCTGCGCGTGCGAATGCTGTTTTCTCCCGTGAACGCGTCCGATCTTATTCCCATTACCGGCGCCTACCGCCACAGAACCCCGTTACCGGCGGTAGCGGGGTATGAAGGTGTCGGCATTGTCACCGACGCGCCCGCGTCCTTTGCGCATCTGCTGGGTGAACGCGTCCTGCCGCTGCGCGGTCAAGGCACCTGGCAGCGCTATGTTGATTGCCCGGCAGAGTATGCTATCACCGTTCCGGACGCTGTTGACGCACATCTGGCCGCACGGGCCTATATCAACCCGCTGGCGGCGCAGATGATGCTTACCCGCTATCCGCCTGAAGGAAAGCGGGTGCTGCTGACGGCTGCCGGGTCGGATTGCGCCATTCTGCTGGGGCAGTGGGCACGTCAGGCAGGAGCGGAAGCCGTGTACGGGATCCACCGTTCCCCCGTTCACGCTGAACGGCTGGAGGCGATGGGTATCATTCCCGTCGCGCAGCATGACGCGCAGCGGATTGGCACCGTCGCCGCGCGTGCTGACGTCGTCTACGATGCCACCGGCGGGCCGCTGGCGGAAGCGATCCTCAGCGCGATGCCCGAGCAGGGCATGTTTGTCTGCTACGGGCTGCTCTCCGGGCAAACGTTCAGACAGCAACGGCCCGCGCCGCGCGTGGCGTGGTTCCATATCCGAAACGGTCTGGATGCGCTCAGCGCTGAGGCGTGGCGCGCGGAGTTTGACCGCATCTGGCTTAATTTGCCCGCCAGCGGGTACAGCGACGTCACGGTGTATCCGCTGGCGGAATGGCGGAGGGCGATCGGTACGTATCGCGAAGGGGGAAGGACCCGCAAGCCCCTCCTGTCGATGGCGGACTGA
- a CDS encoding AI-2E family transporter, producing the protein MAKPIITLNGLKIVIMLGMLVIILTGVRFAADIIVPFILALFIAVILNPLVQRMTRLRIPRVLAITLLISIIIVAMVLLVAYLGTSLNELARTLPKYRSSLAIPLLQLEPWLQRAGIEISVEELLKYIDPNAAMTIVTSLLAQLSNAMTSIFLLFLTVVFMLLEVPQLPAKLQQMMVRPVEGMGAIQRALDSVSRYLVLKTAISLVTGGVVWAMLLALDVRFAFVWGLLAFALNYIPNIGSVLAAIPPILQVLVFSGLYDALILLAGYLVINLVFGNILEPRMMGRGLGLSTLVVFLSLIFWGWLLGPVGMLLSVPLTIIVKIGLEQTAGGQTIAVLLSDMSHK; encoded by the coding sequence ATGGCTAAACCCATTATTACCCTGAACGGGTTAAAAATTGTCATCATGCTGGGCATGCTGGTGATCATACTGACGGGCGTTCGTTTTGCCGCCGACATTATTGTGCCCTTTATTCTGGCCCTGTTTATCGCGGTGATCCTTAACCCGCTGGTGCAGCGCATGACGCGCCTGCGCATCCCGCGCGTGCTGGCAATCACGCTGCTTATCAGCATCATCATTGTGGCGATGGTCTTGCTGGTGGCGTATCTGGGGACCTCGCTCAATGAGCTGGCGCGAACGCTGCCGAAGTACCGTTCTTCGCTGGCGATACCGCTGCTCCAGCTGGAACCCTGGCTGCAGCGCGCGGGTATCGAAATCTCGGTTGAGGAGCTCCTGAAATATATCGACCCCAACGCGGCCATGACGATCGTCACCAGCCTGCTGGCGCAGCTTTCCAATGCCATGACCTCCATTTTCCTGCTGTTTTTAACGGTGGTGTTCATGCTGCTGGAGGTGCCGCAGCTGCCGGCAAAGCTGCAGCAGATGATGGTCCGTCCGGTTGAAGGCATGGGGGCGATTCAACGCGCGCTGGACAGCGTCTCCCGCTATCTGGTGCTGAAAACGGCGATTAGCCTGGTCACGGGCGGTGTCGTCTGGGCGATGCTTCTGGCGCTGGACGTTCGCTTTGCCTTTGTCTGGGGGCTACTGGCGTTTGCGCTTAACTACATTCCCAACATCGGCTCCGTGCTGGCGGCGATCCCCCCTATCCTTCAGGTGCTGGTTTTCAGCGGGCTTTATGACGCGCTGATCCTGCTGGCCGGCTATCTGGTCATCAACCTGGTGTTCGGTAACATTCTTGAGCCACGCATGATGGGGCGAGGGCTGGGACTCTCCACGCTGGTGGTCTTTTTGTCCCTGATTTTCTGGGGCTGGCTGCTCGGGCCCGTTGGAATGCTGCTCTCCGTCCCGCTGACCATTATCGTCAAGATTGGCCTGGAACAGACGGCGGGCGGGCAAACCATCGCCGTGCTGCTGAGCGATATGAGCCATAAATAG